The stretch of DNA ACTTGAGGTTCTTCGGGTTGGAGGTCACGTCGGTGTCAGTGGGCAGCTCGGCGGACTTGTCCAGCTCGATGAGCCCGGCCACGGCCAGGAGCTTGAGGCCGCGCGCCGTGTTGGCCGGGTCGTTGTTGAGGACGATCGTGCCGCCGTCCTGGATCTCCTTGACGTCCTTGTAGCCCTTGGAGGTGTAGATGCCCATGGGCTCGATGTGGACGTCGGCGATGGAGACGAAGTCGTAGCCCTTCTCCTTGTTCTGCTGCTCCAGGAAGTTGGGGGTCTGGTAGAAATTGGCGGCCAGCGACCCGTCGTCCAGGGAGGAGTTGGGGGTCTGGTAGTCGTTGATCTCCTTGATGTCCAGCTTGATGCCGGAGCCCTCGGTGAGGTTGTCCTGGACCCACTGGAGGATCTCGACGTGGGGCTTGGGGGTGGCGCCGATGGTGATCGTGGCGGTGCCGCCGTCGACCTTGATGCCCTGGACGTCGCCGTTCTTGCCGGACTTGGAGCCGCAGGCGGCCAGGGTGAGGGCGGCGGCGGTGGCCAGGCCGCCGGCGATGACGGTGCGGCGGGAGATGGAGGAGGACATAGTGGTTCCTTTCGCAGGGCCGGGTGGCCCCAATGTCGGGGAGGGGAGGTCTGACGGTGCTGGGGCCGACGACGCAGCCGACCGGCTCTGGACGGCTCAGCGCGCTTACCCGGCTGGTGATCGCCTCAGCGGTGGTTCACCAGCCGGCTGAGCATGTCGCCGATGAGCTGGATGATGCCCACGATGATGACGATGACCACCACGGTGATGACCATGACGTCCACCATGTTGCGCTGGTAGCCGTACTGGATGGCGAGGTCGCCCACGCCGCCGCCGCCGACGGCACCGGCCATGGCGGAGTAGCCCAGGAGGGTGATGATGGTGACGGTCGCCGACTGGATGAGGATCGGCAGGGCCTCTCGCACGAGGACGCCCCAGGTGATCTGCTGTCCGGAGGCGCCCATCATGAGGGCGGCCTCGACCTTGCCGTGGTCGACGTCGTTGATGGCCGTCTCCACCAGGCGCGCGTAGAAGGGGATCGCGCCGATCGTCAGCGGCACGCAGGCCGCCTGCCAGCCCAGTGAGGTGCCCACGAGCATCCGCGTGATCGGGATGAGGGCCACCATGAGGATGATGAAGGGCATGGAGCGGCCGATGTTGACGATCTGGGAGAGCACCCAGTACAGCGCCGGGTTGCGGAACTGACCGCGCTTGCCGGTGGAGACCAGGGCGAGCCCGAGCAGAAGACCGAAGAGGATCGTCAGGGCCCCGGAGACGAAGGTCATCGACAGGGTCTCGATGAGGGCGTCACCGAGCTTGCGCTGGATGACCGGGTTATCGAACCAGGTGCGGTTGCTCGAGCGGGCCGCGGCCTCAGTCAGCGGGAGGAGCATCGAGTTCATGAGCGGACCTCCGCAGCAATACCGGCCTGACGCAGGGTGCTCACGGCCTGTTCGGTGTCGGA from Actinomyces sp. Marseille-P3109 encodes:
- a CDS encoding MetQ/NlpA family ABC transporter substrate-binding protein, whose protein sequence is MSSSISRRTVIAGGLATAAALTLAACGSKSGKNGDVQGIKVDGGTATITIGATPKPHVEILQWVQDNLTEGSGIKLDIKEINDYQTPNSSLDDGSLAANFYQTPNFLEQQNKEKGYDFVSIADVHIEPMGIYTSKGYKDVKEIQDGGTIVLNNDPANTARGLKLLAVAGLIELDKSAELPTDTDVTSNPKNLKFTTVDGAQVYKSMPDAEAAVINGNYAIEAGLSPKNDSLFLEKGGKDSEYPNQLVVRKDDKDNEHLKKLAKLLNDEKLRQYITTTWPDEAVIPAF
- a CDS encoding methionine ABC transporter permease, with the translated sequence MNSMLLPLTEAAARSSNRTWFDNPVIQRKLGDALIETLSMTFVSGALTILFGLLLGLALVSTGKRGQFRNPALYWVLSQIVNIGRSMPFIILMVALIPITRMLVGTSLGWQAACVPLTIGAIPFYARLVETAINDVDHGKVEAALMMGASGQQITWGVLVREALPILIQSATVTIITLLGYSAMAGAVGGGGVGDLAIQYGYQRNMVDVMVITVVVIVIIVGIIQLIGDMLSRLVNHR